In Candidatus Cloacimonadota bacterium, the genomic window TCTGACTTTCCTCTCGATCTCATCGAGTTCGGTCGGCATGGAATTGATCTCCATTCTTAAACTGGCGCAGGCTTCATCGACCAGATCGATGGCTTTATCCGGAAGAAATCTATCGGAAATATAACGATTGGAAAGAACCGCTGCCGAAACCAGAGCATTATCCGTGATCTGCACTCCATGATGAACTTCATATTTTTCTTTAATTCCTCTCAGGATGGAAATCGTGTCATTTACATCCGGTTCATTAACCAGAACAGGTTGGAATCTTCTTTCCAGAGCTGCATCTTTTTCGATATATTTGCGATATTCATCGAGAGTCGTCGCTCCAACGCAATGCAGACTTCCTCTTGCCAGAGCCGGTTTGAGCATATTAGAAGCATCGACAGCTCCTTCTGCTGCACCTGCTCCGACTACTGTATGCAATTCATCGATGAACAGGATTATCTTACCTTCAGCTTTTTCCACTTCCTTTAAAACTGCTTTCAAACGATCTTCGAACTCACCCCTGAATTTCGCTCCAGCCAGAAGTGCTCCCATATCCAATTCCACAATTTCTTTATTCTTTAGATTATCAGGAACATCCTGATCGATTACTCGTCTGGCTAATCCTTCCACGATTGCTGTTTTCCCAACTCCCGGATCACCGATCAGAACGGGATTATTCTTCCTTCTTCTGGATAGTGTCTGGATCGTCCTGCGGATCTCGTCATCTCTGCCGATAACCGGATCAAGTTTTCCCAATCTCGCCAGTTTTGTCAGATTCCGGGCATATTTTTCCAGAGCCTGATATTTACTTTCCGGATCTTGATCCGTAACTTTCTGGGAACCACGCAGTTCTTTTAAAGCAAGCAAAACCCGGTTTTTATCGATTTTGTATTTTTTCAGAAGCTGAGAAATTCTGCTCTTCTCGATCATTCCCAATAGCAGATGCTCGACGCTGACATAATCGTCCTGCAGATCTTTCGCTTCTTTTTCTGCCTGTGTCAGTACTTTATTCAAATCCTGAGAAATAGTGATTTGATAAGCTCCACTGATCACGGGAATTTTCTGAATTTCTGCAGAAATCTCATTTTTCATAGAAGAAATATCTACATCTATCTTCTTCAATAAAGAAATGATAAAACTATCTTCATCCGAAATTAGAGCAGACAAAAAATGAAGAGAAGTAATTTCCTGATTATTATTATCCTCAGTAATCTGTTTTGCTTTTTCCAGAGCTTCCTGAGATTTTACTGTTAGTCTGTTTAAATTCATATCTCCTCCTGTATCACCATCGTCAGATGGATATTTTTCTTATTTTACACAACATTTATGTAATTCCCATCAAGATGATGGAATCACAAATACAATATAATGGCTTTATGAAGCTGTCCAAATTATTTTTTAGCACTCTCCCTGAAAGACTGCTAATTTTTATTTGACATTTCGTTTTTCTCGATTATTCTATTTTATGTAGAATGAAAAAAAATGGTGAGCTGGAAACAGCAGCCGAATTATTAAGGAGGAAAAAATGAAAACTTTAGCAAGAAAAAACACAAGGGATTATTGGCCGATCAGAACAGCTTTTGATCGTTTTTTCAATAACTTTTTTCTGGAAGATGATGAAGATCAGGAGAATGTTCGTTCAATGGCTATCGATCTGGTAGAAAACGACAAGGATTATGAAGTCGTGGCAAATCTGCCGGGAATCAAAAAGGATAACATCAAGGTTTCTCTCAATGAGAACGAACTGGTGATCGAAGCCAAACAGGAAGAAAAGAAGGAAGAGAAAAAGGGTTCATACTACAGATGTGAACGCTACAGCGGAAACTATCGTCGATCAATTGCGTTAACCGATCAATGCGATGCCGATAGCATCAAAGCCAAGTATGAAGACGGTGTCCTGACTTTATCTATTCCCAAGAAAGAACCTGTTCCGGCGAAAGAAATAAAGATCAAATAATGATCTTCTCCTGAAAGCCGTGAGAAATCACGGCTTTTCTTTCAAACAGGCATTTTTTTTGTAACTATGATTATTTGTTGGTATTTCTAATAAAAGATATATTTTATTTTTTAGTTTTAAAAATAATTTCTGGAGGAAATAATGTTTCAAAAAAAACATTTTATTTTCGTGATCATACTTGTTATGATCTCAACAACTTTATTAGCTCAACTACCTCTCACAAAAAATCAAAAAAGTCCTTTTGTCGAGGTCGTGAAGAACATCCGTGAATCGGTTGTGAACATTCAAGTCGATTATGAAGTGAAAACAGGAGCAGGAAGCGGTCTTCCTTTTGACGATGAATTTTTCAAATTCTTTTTCCCGGATCAATTCCGGAATCCACAACCGAAAAGTCGTCAAGCGATGCAGATGGGAAGCGGATTTATCTTCAAAAGAGATGGAAACGATGTTTTTATTATTACCAATAATCATGTTGTGGAAAATGGCAAAGATGGAAAAATAACGGTTACACTTGCCGACAAAGCTAAATATGAAGCTGAAATCGTGGGATTGGATTCTGCTTCCGATATTGCTCTTATTAAGATCGAAGTTGAAAAAGACGAGAATGTAACAATTGCTTCTTTAGGAAATTCTGACGAAATTGAGATTGGAGATTGGGCGATCGCGATTGGAAATCCTTTCGGAAGACTTGGATTAGAAAGAACTGTTACAGTCGGAGTTATATCCGCAACCGGTCGTTCTAACCTTAATTTTGGCAATGATTCTCCCACTTTTCAGAATTATATCCAGACAGATGCTGCCATCAATCCGGGTAACAGCGGTGGTCCTCTCGTAAATATCAAAGGTGAAGTTATTGGTGTGAATGCTGCCATCACAAGTACCAGCGGTGGAAATATGGGAATCGGTTTTGCCATTCCTGCCAATCTGACCAGAGAAGTTGTCTCAGATCTGATCATCGACGGTAAAGTTACGAGAGCGTATTTAGGAATTTACCTGCAGGAAGTTACATCAGATCTGCGGAAAAGTTTCGATCTGGATGAAGTCGCTGGTGTACTTGTCAGTCAGGTGATCGAAGATACACCAGCTGATGATGCCGGTTTGAAAAACGGTGAT contains:
- a CDS encoding AAA family ATPase; translation: MNLNRLTVKSQEALEKAKQITEDNNNQEITSLHFLSALISDEDSFIISLLKKIDVDISSMKNEISAEIQKIPVISGAYQITISQDLNKVLTQAEKEAKDLQDDYVSVEHLLLGMIEKSRISQLLKKYKIDKNRVLLALKELRGSQKVTDQDPESKYQALEKYARNLTKLARLGKLDPVIGRDDEIRRTIQTLSRRRKNNPVLIGDPGVGKTAIVEGLARRVIDQDVPDNLKNKEIVELDMGALLAGAKFRGEFEDRLKAVLKEVEKAEGKIILFIDELHTVVGAGAAEGAVDASNMLKPALARGSLHCVGATTLDEYRKYIEKDAALERRFQPVLVNEPDVNDTISILRGIKEKYEVHHGVQITDNALVSAAVLSNRYISDRFLPDKAIDLVDEACASLRMEINSMPTELDEIERKVRQLEIEKLSLKKEKDQSSIERLKKISEEMENLRQTQSDLKMRWEFEKNLLSQVSNLSEEIDKIKAEAEIAERRGELGKVSELKYGILTSKQKELEDLKAKIREIPKDKQLLKEYVDEELIAEMVAKWTGIPVSKLMQSELQKLVKMEDVLSKRVIGQKEGISALSNAIRRSRSGLSDENKPIGSFLFMGPTGVGKTELAKTLAEFLFNSEKSIVRIDMSEFMVKHSVARLIGAPPG
- a CDS encoding Hsp20/alpha crystallin family protein, with amino-acid sequence MKTLARKNTRDYWPIRTAFDRFFNNFFLEDDEDQENVRSMAIDLVENDKDYEVVANLPGIKKDNIKVSLNENELVIEAKQEEKKEEKKGSYYRCERYSGNYRRSIALTDQCDADSIKAKYEDGVLTLSIPKKEPVPAKEIKIK
- a CDS encoding Do family serine endopeptidase, coding for MFQKKHFIFVIILVMISTTLLAQLPLTKNQKSPFVEVVKNIRESVVNIQVDYEVKTGAGSGLPFDDEFFKFFFPDQFRNPQPKSRQAMQMGSGFIFKRDGNDVFIITNNHVVENGKDGKITVTLADKAKYEAEIVGLDSASDIALIKIEVEKDENVTIASLGNSDEIEIGDWAIAIGNPFGRLGLERTVTVGVISATGRSNLNFGNDSPTFQNYIQTDAAINPGNSGGPLVNIKGEVIGVNAAITSTSGGNMGIGFAIPANLTREVVSDLIIDGKVTRAYLGIYLQEVTSDLRKSFDLDEVAGVLVSQVIEDTPADDAGLKNGDVIIEFDHQKVEDVSKFMLMVAGSDIGKKIPLKIVRKKKEKELTVELTERPSDDVAVNETPSTTEWLGLEVKSLNSDFAKRNEIEEESGVVISGIENNTPAASSNLGIGDVILEINNRSVENMKDYKNIVNEIKDENNDIVLFYVKAKRGGYRFVPVNVE